A single region of the Sciurus carolinensis chromosome 16, mSciCar1.2, whole genome shotgun sequence genome encodes:
- the LOC124966005 gene encoding galectin-7-like encodes MSASTNIPQKTSLPEGLRTGTVVRIRGVVPEKAGRFYVNLLCSEEPEADLVLHFNPRMDATEVVFNSKERGAWGPEERGPGLPFQRGQPFEVLLITTEEGFKAVVGDAEYHNFRHRIPPSRVRLLEVGGDVQLGSLRIF; translated from the exons ATGTCAGCGAGCACG AACATCCCCCAAAAGACCTCACTGCCCGAGGGCCTCCGCACCGGCACGGTGGTGAGAATTCGCGGAGTCGTCCCTGAAAAGGCTGGCAG GTTCTACGTAAACCTGCTGTGCAGCGAGGAGCCCGAAGCGGACTTGGTCTTGCATTTCAACCCGCGGATGGACGCCACCGAGGTGGTCTTCAACAGCAAGGAGCGTGGGGCCTGGGGCCCGGAGGAGCGCGGCCCTGGCCTCCCCTTCCAGCGCGGGCAGCCCTTCGAGGTGCTGCTCATCACCACCGAAGAAGGCTTCAAG GCGGTGGTCGGGGACGCGGAGTACCACAACTTCCGTCACCGGATACCACCGTCGCGCGTGCGCCTGCTGGAGGTGGGCGGCGACGTGCAGCTGGGGAGCCTGAGGATCTTCTGA